Within the Phaseolus vulgaris cultivar G19833 chromosome 9, P. vulgaris v2.0, whole genome shotgun sequence genome, the region TTCTCAGCATAAAGAGCAGGACGTATTACCTTTCCTTGATAATACCCCTGCACTAAGTAATTTACGACACCATAGTCAGCCGAAGAGATATAGACAAATCTTTTAACACCTGTAGGACCAAGAACAAATCATCCAACAGTAAGTGGTAGAGAACTATACAGAAGGAAACAATAACCAATACTTCACAGGACAACAAAAATAAGAAaccaattttagttttttttctaaatctATTGAACTGGAAAATTGCAGAGTTTCTAGTGAATGTTGCTAGATATCACCTAATAATTTAGATGATGTTTGAATTAATTCAATAAATACTAACTTCTTTCATTAGGCTCATTCCATGTTTCACAACAAATAAATGTATAAACAAATTGTCAAAGAAAATGTGTACTGAGACAACTAGTTTGGTCCACAATTACATGAAATGAAACAACATTCTATACACCTAACATGGCTTAAATTGGCGAactacagaaaaaaaaacagaatattttctaaataatgCACTATGGGTCTCTTTGACAAACTTCTCCATAAACACTtctaaaagagaaaaaaagaagaacaaaacaATTGAATGTATAACTAGAGTTAAAATTGAAtccataagttaaaattaatttatgttcaagttaaaataataactaGAAAAACTATACAAGAACATCTACAAATTAATGTATAAGCTAATTTTAGCTTATGGAGAAgctcaatttattttttctctcctATAAATACTTGCAGAAAAGTTTGTCCAAATAtgtctgatttttttttgtaaaatagaCATAAGTTATAACAGAAAGCTCAAACACATGACAATAAAGGCTAGAGACATCACAAAAAACTTATAATTGTTATGCATCACATATGCTATTCAAATGGAACAACCCTGTCTAACATACATTATCCTATTTCTACGTACTGTCTAACATATATTATCATATTTCTACATAGGGGCTATCATAATCAttggttaaaaaaaaaactaactttaACCCCAATTAACCAGTTTTATAATAACCTGTTGATTAAAAATGATCCTAAAAATCAACCATACATGACaagttaataatattataacaaaaCCATAAATGATTTTCCATAATTGGTTTTGGTTTGGTAGAACTAGTTTTAATTTTTGCAAAACAGATTATATAATCAGTTGCAACTAAACTGattatatataatcaaatatatatCTTAAAAGTGGTTAAAAACTTTTACCAATACATGACAAGTGAATATTATAACCAAACCATAACTTCTTTCCATAATGATTTTGGTTTGGTAGAACTGAAAAACTGGTTACATAACCAGTTATAACTAAAAATGGTACATCTTAAGCTAATAGTTGGTTTTGGCTTTTAAATACTAGTTTTAACATATAGTTGGCAAAAGAGTACTAGTTTTGAATCATAGAGTAATAGTTTTGGATGTTTTTGCACAAGTAATTCTAAAAATCGTCCAAAATGAGAACATTGTCACTGCATTGGACATACCATTAACAAGTGTTGGAAGCTGCATGGGAAATTCCCCTCGTTCACCTAATATTGTCTAGACATCTATTGTCAAGTCACCTGTTGCTCTTACATTACCATCGATCAACCTCATCAATGTACTATTTTACATTGCATTGGTGGCAATGTACATCAATGTACATCCAAGGGTCATTGACTTCGATGCAGCATATCACATATCTAATATGTGTTGTACTTGTAACGCTTCTCcttactataattttttttcctttggtCCAAGCATCATTGACTTCAATGCAGCATATCACATATCTAATATATGTTGTACTTGTAACCCTTCTCCTTAGTATAATAACCTCAATTATCATCTACTTTCCACCATACTTTTTTATACTTGTTTGACccttttatattttgttcttaTTCTTAAGTCTCCAGGTGAAGTTTTATCTATTCCAGAATGGCAAAAACGATGATTGATGAGATATGTATTTTTCCAAGTAATGGTATACATAGAAGTGGTTTCTCTTCCAACGGACAAATCAATTGTTAGGTGTCATGTCAATGTTGTATACTCTTAAAATAGGACCTAATGGTAAAATTGGTCGCTATAAAGTTTGTATGGTTGCCAAAGAATACACACAAATCTATGATAAGATTATACTCACTTTCTCAGATTGCCAAAATGAATTTATCCAACTTCTCTTCTCCATTGTAACTATTCAACACTGGACTTTGTTTCAGTTTGACATCAAGAATGTCTTTATACACGGTGATCTTAATGAGGAAGTCTACATGGAGCAACTTCATGGAATTGTTGGTTAGAAGAACTCGTCATCTGATATGGTATTTCATCTTTGAAGGTCCCTGTACGGCCTCGAGAAATCACTTTGTGCATGATTTTAGCATTCAAACTGTCATCCAACAATTTGGAATAATGATACAAAGGGATGTTGTTAAATTCTCTATTTTACCATCATTCTCCCTAACTATGTATCTATCTCATTGTATACGTGTACAACATTGTTATGATAGCTAGTGATAAGGAAGGTATTGTCCAgttaaaacaatatcttgtttaaCGGTTTTGACAAAAGATCTTGGGACATTTAAGGTATTTTCTTCGTATAAAAGTTGTACAATGAACATTCTAGAAGAAACAAGGATGTTAAATGCTAACTTTGGGGAAACACCAATGAATTTGTGTAATGCCTGAGTAAGGAGAGCCATATTCTGACCCAGTGAGATACAAATAGTTAGTGGGTAAGTTAAATTGCCTAACACTTACTCACATTTCATTTTTAGTGAGTGTGGTAAGTCAATTTTTAAACTCCTCTTGTTAAGAACATTGGGTTGCAATCATACGACTCCTAAAGGGCAATTATGAAGATAAGAAAATACTTAAACTGTTAGATTAGATATTCTAACGTTTTGCGTTGGGTCACCAAATGATAGACCCTCCACTTCAAGAAATTGAGTTCTTGTTGGATGTAATTGGATatcatgtaaaaataaaaacaaattgttGTGCCAAGATCATGTGCAGAAATAGAATACAGGACAACGACATTAGTTTCTTCTGAACTCATATCACTAAAGCAACTTCTCaaagaatttaaatttgaagaaaattccCAGAGGCAACATTACACTTTGCATCTAATTCTACCTTTCAAGAGAAAACCAAACACTTGAGGTAGATTGTCATTTGAGGAGAGATGGCAAGAATTGAACAAGAGATTATTAAGAATAGATGTGTGAATTTCTCAATTACCTTGATCTGAAGCTGCTCTAATTGCATTGATGTTAGCAGTCCCATTAATTTTGTACATGTATGAGTTGGAGCCAAAACTACCAACACACGAGATCTTTCAAAAGAAACAAAAGTTAGCACAATAGGTCTATCATCAAAAGGGAACAAATATTAAAGTAACCAACAAAATTTAGACATATTAGGTCAGTTAGTGCCATGCGTGCAGGATGGTTACTATAATTCTCTCAACCCAAATTTTCTCGTAATCAATCACAAACACTCCTTTTTTTCCTTGTAATCTGTTAGAACCACGTTTTTCAACCAAACTGAACAATCATTCTCATCAACATTATCTAAAATTCCCCCATGACAAAAGCTACACTCCAATCACCTTTACCTAGCTTATCCCATAAAGGGACATAAAAGTGTGAGATATTTAGTCACAGGAAACTAATCAAAACATGTCACCAAACAAATTGTTCAAAATCTAAAGCAACATCTTGTAATAGCAcaagaaacaaaatataaataaaaccaACTTGGCTTTGAGCTTCCTCTAAGTTGCAATAATTTACCAGACATTATAACAAACTAAAGGGGAAAGGACTTGcaactatttttttaacatgCACATTATAACAAAGTAAGGGGAACTTACAACAGCAGTGACCCCATTCAGAGCTTCTTTCAATGAATCAGTTGAAAGGATATTCCCTAATTATTAGAAGACAATATAGACACGTTAGACTGTTATAGTGTACCACTAAGATGTTGTCTACAGGGAAatgctaaaaaataaaaaaaacagaccTTTATACCAAATAACATTGCCAGCCCAGGAATCATGTAGGGATGACCTTCCAGACCTGGGAAGTAAAACATGAAGTTATTGGCAATGCAGATACAttacaagaagaaaaatgtttaataataaatttgaaaagcAGGTGACAATTTAGAGTGTCAATACATAAAGCATGACAGACAGATAATAATACAaatatgaaaaagaagaaaacataGATGTAGTTCCATAAATGTTTTTACTGTTCTTCTCCGATCAAAATTCATGTTGCACCTCAATAATTCATTCCTCTAATGCAAAGATGAAATTTCAATTCTGATTGAAGAACAGTACCTAAAACACCTACATAACTACATCTAAGTTTTGTCCAATGAGAAAAGGCATCAAACCTGCTAAGACTTGCAACAGACAAGCCACGTTCTAAGGCTTCTCTACAAATGTGTGATCCAACAAAGCCATTGCCTCCCAACACAAGCAACTTTAATAAAACCCAACACAAGTTTTAGGTTAGAAAGCCATAGAAGCAAAATAAATGTTTCATATACAATTATAGTGCTAGAATACCTTTTCTGTTGGGGGTGGTGGCACATTTACAGTCTCTGCTTCTTCAACTTTGAATGGCTCATCAACTTTATTAGAACCCGTGCAGAAATTTCTCCCGCTGACTGACACTGCCGTTGTACTGCAAggtaggaaaaaaaaaaagaggaaatCACAGTGAAATGACTTAATGAGTAATTTACAAAAGCATGAAGCCAATCAACATAAAATTCAAATCACATTTGTACCGAACCTAACACTGTGAATTccataaagaaaaattaaactcATTACGCGCTTAAATTGCAGAGGCTATCCACCATCGCAAATCATGTGCAGCATTGCTAATTCGGTAGAGCtcaatttcatttcaatcagGTAGTTACAGAAACTTACAAATCTTACAATatatgaatataaaatattaacaagAAGCAGATAATCGAATTGAATTTACAACAAAAAAACGACACGATTACTGAACATAACGATTAGTAAGAATAGAAGGCGTACTTGAGCCTGGAAATGGAAGGCGTGGAATGGATCAAGCGCGAAAGCAGTGTCCTCATTTTATGATAATTGAATTGAGTTTTGAGTTTCGAATGTTCTTCAGGAAAGGAAGCTTGTGGAGAGAATAAGGAACGGCGAAAGGAGGTTTACGAGAATCAAGTCTCTACTAAACTAACTGGAAACTGCTGAGGGCGAGAAAGAGCAGCGTACACGTGGCGCCTCTTCCTGCTGACACCTCTTCGCCCTATGTGGCTATTTTCCCACCCCAACCTTCCTCACACGGTTAatgacaacttttttttttttttttttttacaattgcTTCATATACTCAATCAATTTTGACTCTCATCTAACGAGAATTTTAAAATTCCATTTTACCCTTTTCACACATTTACTTATCTTAATATCCacaaaaagtgatttttatatattttggattttaaaattggaaagttcattttcatattttatttaaacttttggATGGTTATATCTAGAAGTGAGTTATGAATTTTAgattttcatattcaaaatgGTGTGCTGTAAATGATGTTAAGGATTAAAATTCAGAACTCATTTATGTTTGTTTACGAATCTTGACATTTGGAAGCTCATTTATGTTGTCCAGATAAGTTTTCGGATGGTATAATCTGAAAATGACATATTAATTCCGAATTATATATCCAGAACTTTGTAATTTGATTTGTAATTTGACTTACATGAAtattcagaagaaaaaaaaattaaatcattaaAGGATAAAATGTACATTTTGCATCAGTATATTTGATGGAAATCTGAATTGATACTGTGTAAGGAGAATTGATG harbors:
- the LOC137821943 gene encoding uncharacterized protein At1g32220, chloroplastic — translated: MRTLLSRLIHSTPSISRLNTTAVSVSGRNFCTGSNKVDEPFKVEEAETVNVPPPPTEKLLVLGGNGFVGSHICREALERGLSVASLSRSGRSSLHDSWAGNVIWYKGNILSTDSLKEALNGVTAVISCVGSFGSNSYMYKINGTANINAIRAASDQGVKRFVYISSADYGVVNYLVQGYYQGKKAAETELLSKFPYGGVILRPGFIYGTRSVGNIKLPLGVIGSPLETIFQVAKPLHQIPLIGPLLTPPVNVTAVAKVAVRAATDPVFPPGIIDVSGIQRYSQRKSN